The following coding sequences lie in one Streptomyces xiamenensis genomic window:
- a CDS encoding ABC transporter ATP-binding protein, whose protein sequence is MSLDIGAVRFAYRRNPVLQGVDLRVAEGAFCALLGPNGSGKSTLTKIIARVLTPAGGSVSFGGRDLLTAPRREHARVVAYVPQSGTTPFEQTVREAVLLGRTPHIGLRPTRADREIVDAAIERLGLAELGDRPMSQLSGGQAQRVLIARALAQQPRVLLLDEPTSALDLRYQIETLQIVRSVTREEGVTALIAIHDLNHAAHFCDQAVLLDGGRIVADGPPARAFDADVLSRVYGLDVRVTHGENGVQVRPSALEAA, encoded by the coding sequence GTGAGTCTCGACATCGGCGCGGTCCGGTTCGCCTACCGGCGCAACCCGGTCCTGCAGGGCGTCGACCTGCGGGTGGCGGAGGGCGCGTTCTGCGCCCTGCTCGGCCCGAACGGCTCCGGCAAATCCACCCTCACCAAGATCATCGCCCGGGTGCTGACCCCGGCCGGCGGCAGCGTCTCCTTCGGCGGCCGGGACCTGCTGACCGCCCCGCGGCGCGAGCACGCCCGGGTCGTCGCGTACGTACCGCAGTCGGGGACGACCCCGTTCGAGCAGACCGTACGGGAGGCCGTGCTGCTGGGCCGCACCCCGCACATCGGGCTGCGCCCCACCCGCGCGGACCGGGAGATCGTGGACGCCGCGATCGAACGGCTCGGCCTGGCGGAGCTGGGCGACCGCCCGATGTCCCAGCTCTCCGGCGGGCAGGCGCAGCGGGTGCTCATCGCGCGCGCCCTGGCGCAGCAGCCCCGGGTGCTGCTGCTGGACGAGCCCACCTCCGCGCTCGACCTCCGGTACCAGATCGAGACGCTGCAGATCGTCCGCTCGGTGACCCGGGAGGAGGGGGTCACGGCGCTGATCGCCATTCACGACCTCAACCACGCGGCGCACTTCTGCGACCAGGCGGTGCTGCTGGACGGCGGCCGGATCGTCGCCGACGGGCCGCCCGCGCGGGCGTTCGACGCCGACGTGCTGAGCCGGGTGTACGGGCTCGACGTACGGGTGACGCACGGCGAGAACGGCGTCCAGGTACGGCCCTCCGCGCTG